Below is a window of Brassica napus cultivar Da-Ae chromosome A5, Da-Ae, whole genome shotgun sequence DNA.
ACCGAAGTGAAATGGTGCATCTTAACCTTCCTGTGTTTACTGACTTTGAATCTTGTTCTGTACCAGATAAAAAAGGCGCTTAGAGGTGTGAAGGTTGAAGTGACCCATAGAGGAAACATGCGCCGAAAGTACCGCATTTCGGGGCTGACCGCTGTGGCCACTCGAGAACTGACGTAAGTGTTTGTTTAGCTTTGCGAATTACGATTTCGTGAATGCTGAACCCGGAGAAgtttatgtttctatttttttttgtattgtacTTTCAGATTTCCTGTGGATGAAAGAAATACCCAGAAATCTGTTGTTGAATACTTCTACGAAACATATGGCTTTCGCATTCAGCACACGCAGCTACCATGCTTGCAAGTTGGGAATTCTAACAGGCCAAATTATTTACCAATGGAGGTAACCTGGAAGTTCGTCATCAATTACTGTTAGCTGACCAATACTTCATATGCTAATTTTCTGTTGCTGTACAGGTCTGCAAGATTGTTGAGGGACAGAGGTACTCAAAAAGGTTGAACGAGAGACAGATCACTGCTCTTCTGAAGGTGACTTGTCAGCGCCCCCAAGAACGTGAAAAAGATATCTTGCGGGTATTTCTTTTTTTGGATATTATATTCTCCTTTTCACTTAGATGCCTAGTTCATTATTGCTGTCTATctctttaaattgttttaaaaatcatatacatTTGGTTGAGCAAAGGCTGGTTATGAATTGTATATTTTACAGTATGTTTCTTCTTGCTTTTCTTTCTAGCCTTTTTAGTTCATGATTATTGAGTGCATCTCCAACCCACCCCTATTTTTgcctctataatagcatttagaggcaaaatcacttcaacccatctctatttttttctctaaaatagagattgctattttctcctctatttatagaggaaaaaatagcattcctctatattttGCTTGTAGATATTTTATCCTATATGCTGTTGTAGACTCTGTTGTATATATCTCTGATATGTGTTGATGTTTTCTGATTGCGTAGACGGTAGGGCTCAATGATTATGATCACGATCCCTATGCTAAGGAGTTTGGAATCAAGATAAGCGCATCCCTTGCTTCTGTTGAGGCTCGAATTCTGCCTCCTCCATGGGTATATTAATTTCCCTTTCAATTTTCTTTCTGTCACTCTTAAGCTTACTACAGAGTGgtaatatgatttaaattttctatGCTGCAGCTCAAGTATCATGATTCTGGAAGGGAAGGGACTTGTCTGCCGCAAGTTGGACAGTGGAATATGATGAATAAGGTAAACTAGATGAAATAGTTATCCATCTGTCTGCCTAGCGCTTTTTCATATAATTCTGTTCTCTTGATATGGTTGTGGGTGTGTATGCAGAAAATGATAAATGGCGGTACAGTGAGCAACTGGATCTGCGTCAACTTCTCTAGGCAAGTTCCCGACAATTTGGCACGTACTTTCTGTCAGGAACTTGCTCAGATGTGCCACACCTCTGGGATGGTAATTTTTGTAAAGCACAACTTTTATCGCCTTCTTAACCTTTCCCACCTTGATGTGTATTATTTTTCACCTTCAGGCATTTAATCCGGAACCAGTCCTTCCACCAGTCAGTGCTCGCCCTGAGCAAGTGGAGAAAGTATTGAAAACTCGATATCATGATGCCATGGCCAAGCTCTCTAAAGGAAAAGAGATTGATCTCCTTATTGTCATTCTCCCAGACAATAATGGATCCTTATATGGTATGGGCCATGTCTTAGTACCATTCATTGTCTGCTTTTCCATTTAAGCGAGCTCTCTAATCGTCATTCCCTTCTAATTTCCCATCGCAGGTGATCTGAAGCGCATCTGTGAGACCGAACTCGGCATTGTGTCTCAGTGCTGCCTGACTAAGCATGTCTTTAAGATGAGCAAACAGTATATGGCTAACGTGGCTTTGAAAATTAATGTCAAAGTTGGAGGAAGGAATACTGTACTCGTTGATGCCTTATCTAGGCGAATTCCTCTGGTCAGTGATCGCCCCACCATAATCTTTGGTGCTGATGTAACACATCCTCATCCTGGAGAGGACTCAAGCCCGTCCATTGCTGCCGTAAGTCTCTTTCTCAACATCTTGTTCTGggaatgaatattttattttccctcGATAACCTTGGTCTGATGTAATTactctaaaatttaaaatgatatttgattttctttcagGTCGTCGCTTCCCAAGACTGGCCTGAAATTACGAAATATGCTGGCTTGGTTTGTGCTCAAGCGCATAGACAGGAGCTCATTCAGGATCTCTTCAAAGAATGGAAGGACCCGCAGAAAGGGGTAGTGACCGGTGGCATGATTAAGTACGCGTCTCGATATTTTGAACTCTACTCTGAATCAGTCTTTTTCGCTTCATATTGCTCTTTGTATAAGACCCTTGCCTCTTTCTCCTTACTTTGCAACAGGGAGTTACTTATCGCCTTCCGTAGATCAACTGGTCATAAGCCGTTAAGGATCATATTCTACAggtatgtttgtttttttggcgTATACTTAACTAACACTGTACATCTTCCCTTTTATAAAGGCATATGTTATTATTGTATGGTACAATTCCGTAGGGATGGAGTCAGTGAAGGACAGTTTTATCAGGTTTTGCTCTATGAGCTTGATGCCATCCGCAAGGTAAGAGTTACAACTAGCAAATGACTTGTGTTTGATTCTGTGGATAGTTATCTTATGtctaaatatgattttatttgaaCCACTTCAGGCATGTGCTTCGCTGGAAGCAGGTTATCAGCCACCAGTGACGTTTGTGGTGGTGCAGAAGCGCCATCACACAAGACTATTTGCTCATAATCACAATGACCGCAATTCAGTGGACAGAAGTGGAAACATATTACCAGGTAAGACAAATTTGGATTGGTTTGGATTTCACGTATGACTAAATTAGCTGTCAtcctttgaatttttttgcaaCACTTTGGGTAATTTGTTTGCAGGAACCGTCGTGGATTCCAAAATCTGTCACCCCACTGAGTTCGACTTTTACCTCTGTAGCCATGCTGGTATTCAGGTAAGTCTATATATGGAAAAGATGTTTGTGTGGCTTAGATTTTCTTTCAAGTGTTCAAAACTTATAATTCCATGAACAGGGCACTTCCCGACCTGCTCATTACCACGTTCTTTGGGATGAGAACAACTTCTCTGCAGATGGACTCCAGTCTCTGACCAATAACTTATGTTACACGTAAGATCCATTTCTCTTTTGGTAAATGTCTGTGTAATTGTAAGATATGAAACAGACGTAAACTCATACAAACATAACTTGTTTGAGCTGTGTAGGTATGCGAGATGTACTCGTTCTGTATCCATTGGTGAGTTTTTCTTTGGATTTTAATGGTATACTTTTTTGATTTGGAGTTTTTGAAAGACAAGTAATGAGTTTCTTTCTTGTTGCTGGGATTTTGTAGTGCCGCCCGCGTACTATGCTCATCTAGCAGCGTTCAGGGCTCGGTTCTACATGGAGCCAGAGACGTCAGACAGTGGTTCGATGGCTAGCGGGAGCATGGCACGAGGAGGTGGTATGGGTGGTAGAAACACACGTGGTGGGCCACACGTGAACGCTGCAGTGAGACCACTCCCACCTCTGAAAGATAATGTGAAGCGCGTGATGTTCTACTGCTGATTCGATTCAGCTctatctatctctctcttttatttaaTCTCGTATGACTGTATGAGCTATTAAGACTCTTGTCGCCAAATAAATTGTTTGCTTTTGCGACTCTTATGTCTCTACTGAACTCGTGTGGTGTGAACTTATTGAAGCTGACTTAAGTTTGCGAGTGTTTggatatattatgttttgccACTCTTGCTCTCAAGTGTGAGGTGCTTGCTTTCTGTTTTTTAGTTCATTTTCTTACGATTATTGTCTCATAATTCTAGGAGATGATACTAAACCGAGTCCAGCacataatgtttttatttatttatttgcagaggtaaatattaattaaaaattattaatttttgatttatatcaatttttattgaaattttggACGGAGCAATACATTCTTCTAGGAAAAAACTACacataattttgatttttaattgagaattcggccaaaaaaaacacGAACTTTTCACGAATTGCCAAAGAAACCTGTACTCGAGCCTgatcaaaaaaatcatttacttttgttgacttttttggtttattaataaACTCAAGACAGTGTTAACTAGACGTTAAATGTTGGGgttaagtgaaacgacgtcgtttcatctcatttgaaaacgactgatttgaaaaaataatcatataaacCCCTGGACTCGAACTCGGGTTGATTGGTTCAAATGACAAGGTCTTTTACCACTAAGCTAGTGAAactttcaatgtacttactaacatgtttacttttatttggtactgactgaatataaaaatattctctaaaaacttaaaaagattttcaaaattccaaaaaattgaaaaataagaaattttttataaaattaattttgaaattaaaattgaaaataaattttattttctttttaaaaaataaaaactcttctaaaattttctaaaaaattaaaacgatctttaaattccaaaaaattgaaaaactaaagaaattttttataaaattaattttgaaattaaaattgaaaataaaattttatttttattttaaaaaataaaattttacttttcttaaaaaaaaaaaaatcttccaaaattttcataaaattaattttgaattaaaattaaaatacttttttttctttaaaaaatcaaaaaatttccaaaattttctttttttaaaaaaaaatccaatttttttaaaaattataataaaatgcaaaaaattaaagttacaattatcaaatttttatgtgtgtataattaattacaaCTTTTagcaaatgtattaaaaaaattgaaaattttggaaga
It encodes the following:
- the LOC111215636 gene encoding protein argonaute 1 isoform X1, which translates into the protein MVRKKRTDGPSEGGEGSGSRDAAPASGGGRGGYQQGRGGGGGGQQQGGRGYSPQSQQGGRGGGRGYGQPQQQQFGGPREGHPPQQQQQQQYGGPRGGQPPQQQQYGGPRGGQPPQQQQYSGPRGGQPPSQQQYGGPRESQPPQQQHQQYGGPRGGPPRGGGRGGASSAGLPQRQSVPELHQATLPTYQAVSSQPTPAEVSPTQMPDPPAPVQEFEQLSIEQGAPSQAIQPIPSSSKACKFPLRPGKGQFGKRCIVKANHFFAELPDKDLHQYDVTITPEVTSRGVNRAVMKQLVDLYRETHLGRRLPAYDGRKSLYTAGPLPFVSKEFRILLQDEEEGAGGQRREREFKVVIKLAARADLHHLGLFLQGKQADAPQEALQVLDIVLRELPTSKERYTPVGRSFYSPDIGRKQSLGDGLESWRGFYQSIRPTQMGLSLNIDMSSTAFIEALPVTEFVCELLNRDIRSRPLSDADRVKIKKALRGVKVEVTHRGNMRRKYRISGLTAVATRELTFPVDERNTQKSVVEYFYETYGFRIQHTQLPCLQVGNSNRPNYLPMEVCKIVEGQRYSKRLNERQITALLKVTCQRPQEREKDILRTVGLNDYDHDPYAKEFGIKISASLASVEARILPPPWLKYHDSGREGTCLPQVGQWNMMNKKMINGGTVSNWICVNFSRQVPDNLARTFCQELAQMCHTSGMAFNPEPVLPPVSARPEQVEKVLKTRYHDAMAKLSKGKEIDLLIVILPDNNGSLYGDLKRICETELGIVSQCCLTKHVFKMSKQYMANVALKINVKVGGRNTVLVDALSRRIPLVSDRPTIIFGADVTHPHPGEDSSPSIAAVVASQDWPEITKYAGLVCAQAHRQELIQDLFKEWKDPQKGVVTGGMIKELLIAFRRSTGHKPLRIIFYRYVCFFGVYLTNTVHLPFYKGICYYCMVQFRRDGVSEGQFYQVLLYELDAIRKACASLEAGYQPPVTFVVVQKRHHTRLFAHNHNDRNSVDRSGNILPGTVVDSKICHPTEFDFYLCSHAGIQGTSRPAHYHVLWDENNFSADGLQSLTNNLCYTYARCTRSVSIVPPAYYAHLAAFRARFYMEPETSDSGSMASGSMARGGGMGGRNTRGGPHVNAAVRPLPPLKDNVKRVMFYC
- the LOC111215636 gene encoding protein argonaute 1 isoform X2, with the translated sequence MVRKKRTDGPSEGGEGSGSRDAAPASGGGRGGYQQGRGGGGGGQQQGGRGYSPQSQQGGRGGGRGYGQPQQQQFGGPREGHPPQQQQQQQYGGPRGGQPPQQQQYGGPRGGQPPQQQQYSGPRGGQPPSQQQYGGPRESQPPQQQHQQYGGPRGGPPRGGGRGGASSAGLPQRQSVPELHQATLPTYQAVSSQPTPAEVSPTQMPDPPAPVQEFEQLSIEQGAPSQAIQPIPSSSKACKFPLRPGKGQFGKRCIVKANHFFAELPDKDLHQYDVTITPEVTSRGVNRAVMKQLVDLYRETHLGRRLPAYDGRKSLYTAGPLPFVSKEFRILLQDEEEGAGGQRREREFKVVIKLAARADLHHLGLFLQGKQADAPQEALQVLDIVLRELPTSKERYTPVGRSFYSPDIGRKQSLGDGLESWRGFYQSIRPTQMGLSLNIDMSSTAFIEALPVTEFVCELLNRDIRSRPLSDADRVKIKKALRGVKVEVTHRGNMRRKYRISGLTAVATRELTFPVDERNTQKSVVEYFYETYGFRIQHTQLPCLQVGNSNRPNYLPMEVCKIVEGQRYSKRLNERQITALLKVTCQRPQEREKDILRTVGLNDYDHDPYAKEFGIKISASLASVEARILPPPWLKYHDSGREGTCLPQVGQWNMMNKKMINGGTVSNWICVNFSRQVPDNLARTFCQELAQMCHTSGMAFNPEPVLPPVSARPEQVEKVLKTRYHDAMAKLSKGKEIDLLIVILPDNNGSLYGDLKRICETELGIVSQCCLTKHVFKMSKQYMANVALKINVKVGGRNTVLVDALSRRIPLVSDRPTIIFGADVTHPHPGEDSSPSIAAVVASQDWPEITKYAGLVCAQAHRQELIQDLFKEWKDPQKGVVTGGMIKELLIAFRRSTGHKPLRIIFYRDGVSEGQFYQVLLYELDAIRKACASLEAGYQPPVTFVVVQKRHHTRLFAHNHNDRNSVDRSGNILPGTVVDSKICHPTEFDFYLCSHAGIQGTSRPAHYHVLWDENNFSADGLQSLTNNLCYTYARCTRSVSIVPPAYYAHLAAFRARFYMEPETSDSGSMASGSMARGGGMGGRNTRGGPHVNAAVRPLPPLKDNVKRVMFYC